A window of the Brassica napus cultivar Da-Ae chromosome C5, Da-Ae, whole genome shotgun sequence genome harbors these coding sequences:
- the LOC106401189 gene encoding 1-aminocyclopropane-1-carboxylate oxidase 4, producing the protein MESFPIINLEKLNGEERGLTMEKIKDACENWGFFECVNHGIPHELLDRVEKMTKEHYKKCMEDRFKESIKNRGLDSVRSEVNDVDWESTFYLKHLPASNISHVPDLDDDYRTLMKEFAGKIEKLSEELLDLLCENLGLEKGYLKKVFYGSKSPTFGTKVSNYPPCPKPDLIKGLRAHTDAGGIILLFQDDKVSGLQLLKDGEWVDVPPVKHSIVVNLGDQLEVITNGKYKSVEHRVIAQTDGEGRMSIASFYNPGSDSVIFPAPELIGKENEKKDNYPKFVFEDYMKLYSAVKFQAKEPRFEAMKAMETTVANNVGPLATA; encoded by the exons atggagagttTTCCAATCATCAATCTCGAGAAGCTTAACGGAGAAGAGAGAGGACTCACGATGGAGAAGATCAAAGACGCTTGTGAAAACTGGGGATTCTTTGAG TGTGTGAACCATGGGATTCCACACGAGCTACTTGACAGAGTGGAGAAGATGACCAAGGAACACTACAAGAAGTGCATGGAAGACAGATTCAAGGAGTCCATTAAGAACAGAGGACTCGACTCTGTTCGGTCTGAAGTCAATGACGTTGACTGGGAGTCAACTTTCTACCTTAAGCACCTTCCTGCCTCCAATATATCCCATGTCCCTGATCTCGACGACGATTACAG GACGTTGATGAAAGAGTTCGCCGGAAAGATAGAGAAGTTGTCGGAGGAGCTATTGGATCTGCTTTGCGAGAATCTTGGATTGGAGAAGGGTTATCTGAAGAAGGTGTTTTACGGGTCGAAAAGCCCGACTTTTGGAACCAAAGTGAGCAACTATCCACCTTGTCCTAAACCGGATTTAATAAAGGGGCTCCGCGCACATACCGACGCAGGCGGCATCATCCTCCTCTTCCAGGACGATAAAGTCAGTGGACTTCAGCTCCTTAAGGACGGCGAGTGGGTCGATGTTCCTCCGGTTAAGCATTCTATCGTCGTTAATCTCGGTGACCAGCTTGAG GTGATAACCAATGGGAAGTACAAGAGCGTGGAGCATAGAGTGATAGCTCAAACGGACGGAGAAGGAAGAATGTCCATTGCATCATTCTACAACCCTGGAAGCGACTCTGTTATTTTTCCGGCGCCGGAGTTGATCGGAAAAGAGAATGAGAAGAAGGATAACTATCCAAAATTTGTGTTTGAGGATTACATGAAACTTTACTCTGCTGTCAAGTTTCAGGCCAAAGAACCAAGGTTTGAAGCCATGAAGGCTATGGAGACAACTGTGGCCAACAATGTTGGACCATTGGCCACTGCCTAA
- the LOC106401190 gene encoding tyrosine-protein phosphatase DSP1-like: protein MKLVENTTAATDKFTTTEEKDGEDACRTRNVFQAQFDEAADAVEELNLIPPLNFSMVDNGIFRSGFPDPANFSFLQTLGLRSIIYLCPEPYPESNVQFLKSNGITLFQFGIEGNKEPFVIIPDQKIRKALNVLLDEKNHPVLIHCKRGKHRTGCLVGCLRKLQKWCLTSIFDEYQRFAAAKARVSDQRFMEIFDVSSFSHVPMSFSCSSR, encoded by the exons ATGAAGCTAGTGGAGAATACGACGGCGGCGACTGACAAATTCACCACCACGGAGGAGAAGGACGGAGAAGACGCCTGCCGCACGAGAAACGTGTTTCAGGCTCAGTTCGATGAAGCTGCTGATGCGGTCGAGGAGCTTAACCTGATACCGCCGCTCAACTTCTCTATGGTGGATAACGGAATATTCCGTTCTGGATTCCCTGATCCGGCTAACTTCTCCTTCCTCCAGACTCTCGGACTCCGCTCAATTAT ttatCTGTGTCCGGAGCCTTACCCGGAGAGTAACGTCCAGTTCCTCAAATCCAATGGAATTACTCTTTTCCAGTTTGGCATTGAAGGCAATAAG GAACCATTTGTGATTATTCCAGACCAGAAAATCCGCAAGGCACTCAATGTCCTTCTAG ATGAGAAAAACCACCCGGTTCTGATTCATTGTAAGCGAGGCAAG CATCGGACTGGTTGTCTTGTCGGGTGCTTGAGGAAACTTCAGAAATGGTGTTTGACATCGATATTTGATGAGTACCAGCGATTTGCAGCAGCCAAAGCTAGAGTTTCAGATCAAAGGTTCATGGAGATATTCGACGTCTCCAGCTTCAGTCATGTTCCTATGTCTTTCTCTTGTTCCAGCAGGTAA